The Micrococcales bacterium sequence CAGGGCGATGTTGCCGGACCTACGTCCCGGCTCGGCCGCCTCGACAGGTCCGGTGGGCTCAGCGGGGGCACCGTCCGGGCCGACCAGCACCTTCTGCTTGGCGGCCAGGGGCACCCGGCGGGCGGCCAGCGACGCGGCGAACGCGAAGAGGGCCAGCGTGTACACCAGCATCGATGCGTAGACGGCGGCGTTGCTCAGTTGGGCCATGTCACTCCTTCTCGAGCTGCCTGTTCACCACGGCACTGATCTCGCGGACGTCGTCGTGGACACGCCCACCACCGGACCTGCTCAGCCCGGCAACTTCGGCCACTGTATCCCGCGAGCCCGACCGGCGGACCCACACCCGGCGGCGTTGCAGCAGCAGCGACATGCTGACCCCCAGGATCACCAGCACGGAGGCGATCAGGGCCAGCCAGCGGCCGGGGTCGTGCGCCAGGGACAGGTTGGCGAAGTCCCGGAAGCCGGTGAACTGCACCTGGGTGCCGTCGGGCAGTTCCCACGTCTGACCGGGTCGCAGCGCCTTGGTGCCGATACGCTCCAGACCGCTGGTGTCCAGGCGGTACACGCTGCCGCCGGTGGGGACGTCGCCGGTGAAGGCGCCGAGGAACAACTGCGGGTCTCGGGCGGCGGGGAACGTGGAGACTGGCCCGAGGACCGGGTCGATGGTCGCGGTCGGCAGGAACAGGCCGGTCAGCGCGAACCCCGGGTCCTCGTCCGGCAGTTTCACCACCCCCGCCGAGGTCTGGTTGCCGTCCCGCGGCAGGAAGACCACTGCGTCGTCGAACACCACCGTGCCATCCGGACGGGTGATCTTGATCTCCGGGGCGTAGCCGTGGCCGGTGAGGAACACCTTGACCCCGGGCAGCACCAGCGGGGAGTTCACGCTGAACTCCTGCTGCAGCTCGGGGGCGCCGGGGCGCTGGCTGACCAGCGCCTTGGCCTCGAATTGCCGGGGCGCGCCGCGCTGCTGCCCGCTCTCCTGGAACGTCGCGGTGAAGTCCTCCAGGATGACCGAGAATGGTGCGATCCGGTCGGGGTCCACGAGCCGGCCGCTGCGGAAGGAGTCGAACTGCGTCAGCGACCCGGTGAACCCGCGGCCCTCCACCACGATCACTCTGGCCGACCAGCCGAACATCCCACCGACGGCCACCGCCAGCAGCAGGAAGATGAAGCACAGGTGGAACAGCAGGTTGCCCACCTCGTGCAGGTAGCCCTTCTCCGCGGCGAGCGCATCGGCGTCGCGGCGCACCCGCCACCGGTGTTCGCGCAGGAACTGCTCGGCGACGTCGAGGGCGTCCTGCCCGGCTGGCACCCGCGCGTAAGCGGGCATCCGGGACAGCCGCGACGGCGCCGGGGGCGGCGGCTTGCGCACCGAGGCGATGAACTCCGTGGTGCGCGGCACGATGCAGCCGATCAGAGAGATGCACAGCAAGAGGTAGATCGCGGCGAACCAGGGAGCTGCGAACACGTCGAACATGCCGAGCCGGTCCAGCCACTGACCGGAGACGGGGTTGGCCGCGATCCAGTCCTCGACCTTGGCCGCGTCGGTGCCGCGCTGCGGGAAGACCGACCCGGGGATGCTGGCCAGCGCCAGCAGCAGCAGCAGGATGAGCGCCGTGCGCATGCTGGTCAGCGACCGCCAGCCCCAGCGCAGCCAGCCGCGCAGGCCCAGGCGGGGCCCACCGCTACGCGTGCGTTCAGCGGTCACGGTCACAGCGTCACCTGGAAACTTCCGGCCCACACCCGCAGCCACACCGAGATCTCGTTCCACAGCCCGGTGACCAGCAGCAGGCCGATCACGATGAGCGTCGCGCCCCCGAAGCGCAGCACCCACACCGAATGGGTGCGCAGCCAGAGCACCGTCCCGGCCATCCTCCGGAAGGCCAGGGCGATCACCAGGAACGGCAGCCCCAGGCCGATGCAATAGGCCAAGGAGAGCAGCGCCCCGCGCAACGCGGACCCCTCGAGAAGACCAGCGCCTGCACCGCGGCCAGCGTCGGACCGATGCACGGCGTCCAGCCCAGCCCGAACAGCACGCCGAGCACGGGTGCGGTCCACATCCCGAGGTTCGGGGACACATGCCAGCGCACGTCTCGCTGCAGCCACGGCATCGCGCCCATGAACGCCACGCCCAGGATGATGATCACGACCCCCAGCACCCGCTGGATCGGATCCTGGTACTGCAGCAGCACCTCCCCGGCGTAGCCGAGCAGCGCGCCATAGGAGATGAAGACCACCGAGAAGCCCAGGATGAACAACCCCACCCCGGTGAGGATCTTCGTGTGCTTGGGTTCGGCCGGGGCCTCCAGTTCGGCGCCGGTCATGCCAGTGACCACACCGACGTAGCCGGGCACCAGCGGCAGCACACAGGGACTGGCGAACGACACGAAGCCGGCCAGCAGCGCCAAGGGGATCGCCAGGAGCAGCGAACCGCCGGTGACCGTCTCGGCGACGCTCACGACGTGCCACCGGGGGTGGCGGATTCAGCCGTGAGGTCCTGCAGCGCGGCATCGAGCGCACCGGCCTGCACCGCCCCCAGGAACCGTCCGGCGACGCGACCTTCACTGTCGATCAGCAGCGTGGACGGGATCGCCTGCGGTGGCAGGCTGTCGGAGAACTGCAGGACGAGCTGGCCGTTCGGATCGGGCAGGTTGGGGTAGGTGATCCCGAACTTCTCCACGAACGCCCGGGCGGGGGCGTCGGAGTCGCGGGTGTCAAGGCCCAGGAAGTTCACATCCGGGTGCTTCTGCGCCACTGCCACCAACTCGGGCGCCTCCGCGCGGCACGGGGCGCACCACGAGGCCCACACGTTGATGACGCCCGGCTGCCCCTTCCACGTGGCGGTGTCCACCGGGTCGCCGTTGAGGTCGGTCCCGGTGAGCACCGGCGCGGGCTGGCGCTGCTCGACCGGCAGGATCACCGACGAGCCGTCGCCGGCGACGAACCCCTGGGTCTGACCCACTTCACCGGTCTCCTGCGAGCAGCCGGCCGCAACGCCCAGCACCAGCAGCACACCGAGGAGCACAGACCGCGTACGCACTTAGGCCCCGACCCCCTTGGTCGATATCGGATAGAGCGACGCCGCCGGTTCGGTGTACACGATCGACACCAGCCGGTCGTCCTCGAACGTCAGGGACGTGACCGAGGCGAGGTTGCACTGGCGCTTGCGGGGGTCGTGCAGGAACGACCTGCCCTCGGCATCGAGCCGGGCGATCCACACGGGCAACTGGTGGCTCACCATGACGACTTCGCGCCCGGGTACGGCGCGCCGGGCTGAGGTCACCGCTGAACGCATGCGTGCGGCGACGTCCTTGTACGGCTCCCCCCACGACGGTCGGAAGGGGTTGTAGAGGTGGCGCCACGCCCGTGGTTGGCGCAGCACGCCGTCGCCCACGGACACTCGCTGCCCCTCGAAGACGTTGTCCGCCTCGATGATGCGCTCATCGAGGATCGGGGTCACACCGAATTGCTCGCCCAGGGGCGCGGCGGTCTCCTGGGCCCGGTCCAGCGGCGAGGACCACACCTGCGCCACGTCCCGGGTGGCCAGCGCCTGGGCTGCGAGGTCGGCCATCTGCCGTCCGAGGTCGGAGAGGTGGAAGTCCGGGAGCCGCCCGTAGAGGATCTTGCCGGGGTTGTGCACCTCGCCGTGGCGCAGCAGGTGAACGGTGGTGCGCTGGCTCATGGGCTCTCCTCCTGCACGCGGGCCGCCGCTTCCGCCGCGGCCGGCAGCGCCCCGCGGACCTGTTCCAGTGCGGCCTCGTCGTGGGCACTGCTGACGAACCAGGCCTCGAACGCCGACGGCGGCAGGCTCACCCCGCCGTCCAACATGGTCGCGTGGAAGGCCGCGAACGCCGCGGTGTGCTGATCTTGGGCCTGTTCGTAGTCGGCCACCGGGTCCTCCCGGAAGAACACGCTGAACAGGTTGCCGGCCCGCTGGATGCGGTGCGTCACCCCGGCGTTGGCCAACGCCTCGCCGGTCATGGCGACCACGGCGTCGGCGGCCGCATCCACCGCCGCGTAGTCGGCGTTGCGCAGCATGGCCAGGCCAGCCGCCGTGGCCACGGGATTGCCCGACAGGGTTCCAGCCTGGTACACGGGGCCTTGCGGGGCGAGCATCTGCATGACGTCGGCACGGCCGCCGAAGGCCGCCACCGGCAGCCCCCCGCCGATCACCTTGCCGTAGGTGAACAGGTCCGCGGGCACGCCTTCCAGCCCGTACCACCCACTCGGCGAGACCCGGAAGCCGGTCATGACCTCGTCGCTGATCAGCAGTGCCCCGTCGCTGGCGCACAGGTCGGACAGGCCTTGCGTGAAGCCGGGTCCCGGGGGCACCACCCCCATGTTCGCCGGCACAGCCTCGGTGATGACGGCGGCGACGTCGTGCTGGCGTAGCGCAGCCTCGACTGCTTCGAGGTCGTTGTAGGGCAGGACGACGGTGGTTGCGGTCTGGCCCTTGGTCACCCCGGCGCTGTCGGGCAGGCCGAGAGTGGCCACGCCGCTGCCCGCCGAGGCCAGCAGGGAGTCGGAATGCCCGTGGTAGCAGCCGGCGAACTTGATGATCACATCACGGCCGGTGAAGCCCCTCGCTACGCGGATCGCGCTCATGGTGGCCTCGGTCCCCGAGCTGACCAACCGCACCTGCTCGACGGGGTCCACGCGCTGCACGATGAGTTCGGCGAGTTCGACCTCGTTGGGGTGCGGCGCCCCGAATCCCAGACCGCTGGCCGCGGCCGCCTGGACCGCCTGGACCACCGCCGGGTGTGCATGACCCAGCAACGCCGGGCCCCACTGCCCGACCAGATCCACGTAGGTGTTGCCGTCCACGTCGGTGACGTACGGACCCTGGCCGCTGACGAAGAAGACGGGATGGCCGCCCACCGCACGGAACGCGCGGACCGGGGAATTCACTCCGCCGGGGGTGACTTGCTGGGCGCGCTCGAGCCACCGCTGCGACGTGCTGCGCTGCATGGATCGATACTCGCACGGGACGCGATTTGCGGCGGCCAGTGGGTTCGGGGGTCCCGGGCAGTGCCGGCGCCCGCCGGCTGACCCCCGGGCCGCGCGCTCCCGGGCCGCGCGCTCCAGCACAAGGCGGGAGAGTTACCTCAACCCGGGAGCGAAACTGCGCGGTTGGATCGCTCCCCGCTGACCGAACCTCTCCCGCCCTGGGCCCTACCAGCCCGGCGGAGCCGCCGACCGGATCCGGCGGGTCAGCGGAACGCCGCGTGCGTAGCGAATCCGCCGGTCCAACTCGTTCACGTCGAACAACTGCTCCCAGATGACCCGCAGCAGCCGGTACCCGATCGCCTCGATCCGCCCCTGCCGGCGCTTCTCCTGCCTGACGACCGCGGCCACCTCATCCTCGGTCTCATTGCGGTCGTACTTGATGAGGCCGTCGAACTCCAGCCCGACCAGGGTGCCGTCCAGCAGCAGGTCGATGCGGTGCCGGTGCCCGTCGGCGTTGACCCGATGCTGGCTCGTCACCGCGTACCCCAGGTCCTTGACGATCATGCGCATCCAGGTCTCGCCGGCGGATTCGGACGCAGGGTCGGCGTTGGCGATGATCCAGCGCACGCGCCCCACGCCTTTGGCCTTGCCCAGACTCGCGGCGGCCTGCACCAAGTCCTCGTGGGTGCACATCCGCAGGTGCAGCGCGGCATCCGCCACCATGAGCGCGTCCCGGCGCGGCAGCAGTCGGGCGCAATCGACCACCGTCCAGGCGACCGACGTGACCTGGAGCCCGTGGTGTTCGATCAGCGCCGGCCGGCCACCGTTGACGACCTTCACACCGCGGCCGTACCCGCCACGGGTGATCCCCCGCACGTGCACCTGGCCGGGAGGCTCGCCGACCAGTGGCAGGCCCCAGTGGCGCGCGGCCGCCGGACCGGCCAGGGCAGCGCCGGGTTTCAGCAGTCGAAGCGTCGCCGCGCACTTCAGGTCGAACAGGTGCCAGTCGTCCTCGACCTCTGCGGCGTAGACGCCGTGGCGCACTTTGCTGGTTGTCTTACGAACGCGGCGCAGCTCCGGCTCGGAAGCGCCCTGGCTGAGGAGGTCGCGGGTGAAGATCACCCGTCAAGATTGGCCACATGCGGCGCTCCACACGAGGGGGCCTGTGGATAGGACCGCCGGCTGTGGACGAGGGCCTGCCAGTCGAAGCCGGGAGAGAACCCGACATCGGGGAGTGATTCTGCTCGGTTGGATCGCTCCCGGTCATCCGTTCGACTAACGCCTTGCCCTGGAGAGCACACCTCAGGCGGGGTCCTCCGGTGGCGCGGCCGGCCGACGGCTCAACAACCAGCCGCCCAGCACCGAGCCGACCAGCCACCACCCCAGCGCTAGCGAGGTGGAGATGAAAGCCAGGGGGATGGACGTGAGGAACACCACCAGCGGAGACAGGGACCCGAGTATCGCCTGCCGGGCGAACGGCCGGCTCGGCGCGGCGAGGAAGAGGTTGCCGCGCAGAGCCACAAGGATCAGCACCACCTCCATACCGCTGACCGCGCTGGCGTACACCGCGAACAGGGACACGGCCAGTGGGTTGCCCCAGTACTCGCCGAGCATCTGCGCGGGGACGGGCAGCAGAGCGATGAGGGCCAGATACACGATGGTCGCCAGGACGTAGCGGTCGTTCATCCCGCGCAGGGTCATCACGAAGCGGTGGTTGGCGCGCCAGTAGATGGCCACCCAGATGAACGCCACGAGGAAGCCGATCAGCGCGGCGCCTTTGTCGAGCACCGCATCCCACAGTCCCGCCACCGAGTTCGTGTCGCCGGTCAGGTCGGGCATCCCGATCTCGACGGCCGCCAGGGTCAGCGCAATGGCGAAAACAGCGTCTGAGAAGAACACGACGCGGTCGAACGCCACGCCATCACCGCGCGGGAAGAACGTCCGGGTCCACGCCGAGGCCATGCCCGCACCCTAGTGGGCTGCGATCGCGGAAGGGGCCGGACCGACCGGCCCGACCCCTTCGCGCTCAGACGTACTGCTCGCCGTTCTCCGCACGTGCCACCAGCGACGCCGGGGGCTCGAAGCGCTCCCCGTGCTTAGCGGCGAGTTCCTGCGCCCGGGCCACGAACTCGGCCAGGCCGTAGCCGTTGATGTACTGGAGCACACCACCGGTCCACGGGGGGAACCCGATGCCGAAGATCGACCCGATGTTGGCGTCCGGGACGCTGCGCAGCACACCCTCGTCGAGGCACCGCACCGAGTCGATGGCCTCCACGAACAGCATCCGTTCCTGCAGTTCGGTCAGGTCGACGCTGGAAGGGTCAAGGTCCATGCCCCACTGCACCACCAGGCCGCTCCACAGCCCGACCCGTTTGCCGTCGGCGTAGTCGTAGAAGCCCGCCCCGGCGGCCCGGCCACCACGGTCGAACTCCTGGACCATCTTGTCGATCACCGGGAAGGACGGGTGCTCCTGGAACTCCCAGCCCTCTGCGGCCGCCGCCTCGCGAGAGGCCTCCCGGATCCGGCGGCCCAGGGTCAGGCTCACCTCGTCGAACAGTGCCAGCGGCCCGGTCGGGTACCCGGCCTGCAGCGCTGCCTGCTCGATGGTGGCCGCTGGGATCCCCTCACCGAGCATCGCGGCCGCCTCACCCATGAACGTGCCGATGACCCGGCTGGTGAAGAACCCGCGGCTGTCGTTGACCACGATCGGGGTCTTCTTGATCTGCAGCGCGACATCCACGGCCTTGGCGATCGCGGCGTCCGAGGTCTGCTCCCCCACCACGATCTCGAGCAGCGGCATCTTGTCCACCGGCGAGAAGAAGTGCATGCCGATGAAGTCCGCGGGACGGCTGATCCCCTCAGCGAGCCCGGTGACCGGCAGGGTCGAAGTGTTCGAAGCCAGCAGTGACCCCTCCGCCATGAACGGCTCGATCTCGGCGTAGACCTTGTGCTTCAGCGACGGGTCCTCGAACACCGCTTCGATGAGCAGGTCGGCACCCTTGGCGTCGGCGGGGTTGTCGGTCGCGGTGATCCGGGCGAGCACCTCGTCGGCGGCCTCCTGGGTCATCCGGCCGCGGCTGACGGCCTTGGCCAGCAACTTCTCGCTGTAGGCCTTGCCCTTCTGCGCGGACTCCGCCGAGACGTCCTTGAGGATGACCTCCATGCCCGAACGGGCGCAGACGTACGCGATCCCGGCACCCATCATCCCGGCACCGAGGATCACGATCTTCTGTGCGCGGTAGGTGTCGTGGCCCGCAGGCCGGCTGCCGCCCTTCATGATTCCCTGCAGGTCGAAGAAGAACGCCTTGATCATGTTCTTGCTGACCTGGCCGGTGGCCAGCTCCACGAAGTACTGCGTCTCGATGAGCAGGGCGTTGCCGATGTCCACCTGCGCGCCCTCCACGGCCGCCGCCATGATCGACCCCGGCCCGGGCATCGGCGCACCCTTGGTCTGCTTGCGCAGGTTCGCCGGGTAAGCCGGCAGCATCGCCGCGAACTTCGGGTTGGACGGCGTCCCACCGGGAATCTTGTAGCCCTTGACGTCCCACGGCTGCTGGGCGCCGGGGTTCGCCTTGATCCAGGCCTTGGCCGCGGGGATCAGGTCCGCCGGGTCGGTGACGAGTTCGTCGACCAGCCCCACCTCCAGAGCCGCCGCCGGCTTGCGCCGCTGGCCCTGCAGCAGGATCTCCATGAGCGCCTTCTGCAGGCCGAACATCCGCACCGTGCGGGCGACCCCGCCGCCGCCGGGCAGCAGGCCGAGGGTGACCTCGGGCAGCCCGATCTCGCTGCCTTTGACGTCCAGCGCCACGCGGTGGTGACACGAGAGCGCGATCTCGAGCCCGCCGCCGAGCGCCGCGCCGTTGATGGCCGCGACGACCGGCTTGCCCAGCGTCTCCAACTGCCGGGTCAGTGCCTTGAAGCCCTGCACTGTTCCGGTCAGCGCCTGCGCGTCGGCCGGGGTGGCCTTGCTCAGCAGCGTCAGGTCGCCACCGGCGAAGAAGGTCTTCTTGCCCGAGGTCAGCACGACACCGGTGATGTCGTCCTTCTCCGCGACGAGCCGCTGCACGGTCTGCGCGAACGAGGTCTGGAACGTCTCGTTCATGGTGTTGGCACCCTGGTCGGGGTCGTCCATCGTCAGAGTGACGATGCCGTCGGCGTCGGTCTCCCAAGCGATCATGTTCGTCATCTCTTCTCCCTCAGACCCGCTCGACGATCGTGGCCAGGCCCATGCCGCCACCGATGCACAACGTGACCAACCCGTACCGGCCGCCGGAGCGCTCCAACTCGTCGACGACGGTGCCCATGATCATGGCCCCAGTCGCCCCGAGCGGATGACCCATCGAGATCGCACCGCCGTTGATGTTGACCTTCTCCATCGGCAGGTCGAGGTCCTTGACCCACTTGAGCACGACGGCGGCGAACGCCTCGTTGAGCTCCCACACGTCGATGTCGTCCTTGGTCAGGCCGGCAAGGCGCAGGGCCTTCTCCGTGGCGGGGGTCGGCCCGGTCAGCATGATCGTGGGGTCGGCGCCGGAGACCGCGGTGGCGACGATGCGCGCCCGCGGGACCAGCCCGAAGTCCTTGCCGACCTGCTCGCTGCCGACCAGCACCAGCGCGGCACCGTCCACGATGCCCGAGGAGTTGCCCGGGGTGTGGACGTGGTTGATCTTCTCGACCCAGTGGTACTTCTGCAGCGCCACCGCATCGAACCCGCCCATCTCACCGATGCCGGCGAACGACGGTCTGAGCGCGGCCAGGGTGTCCATGGTGGTGTCGGGACGCATGTGCTCGTCGTGGTCGAGCAGCGTGACCCCGTTGCGGTCCTTGACCGGCACCACGGACTTGGCGAAGTTGCCGGCGCTCCACGCGGCGGCCGAGCGCTGCTGCGACAGCACGGCGTAGGCGTCGACGTCCTCGCGGGAGAAGCCCTCGATGGTGGCGATCAGGTCGGCGCTGATGCCCTGCGGCACGAAGTAGGTGTCGTAGGCGGTCTCGGGGTCCATCGCCCAGGCGCCGCCGTCGGAGCCCATCGGCACCCGGCTCAGGCACTCCACACCGCCGGCGATGATCAGCTGGTCCCAGCCGGCGCGCACCTTCTGCGCAGCGATGTTCACGGCCTCCAGCGCCGAGGCGCAGAATCGGTTGATCTGCGTGCCCGCCACCGTGTCGGGCAGACCGGCGAAGATCGCCGCGGTCTTCGCGATGTCCGCGCCCTGGTCGCCCACGGGGGTGACGCAGCCGAGCACGATGTCGTCGATGGCGTTGGTGTCGAGGTCGGGGTGTCGGACGCGCAATTCGTCGATCAGGCCGGTCACCAGGCTCACGGGCTTGACCCCGTGCAGGGACCCGTTGGCCTTGCCGCGCCCGCGCGGGGTGCGGATCGCCTCGTAGATGAACGCTTCGCTGGTCAAATGGGACCTCCTGGAATGGACCTGTCGCTCCGCGCTGGAGCGAGGTGCCGCCTATGTTACTGGCAGGTAATAAGGTCAGCCACCCCCTTGGCACACAAAACCGCGGGGACCCGGTGGAGTTCCGGATCCCCGCGGTTCTTGTGGGTGCGTCAGCTGGCCAGGGCCTCCTGCAACTTCTGGGTGCATTCCTGCACCTGCTCGGCCTTCGACGGGTCGTCGATGAGTTCCTGCGTCAACTCGGACGCGGTGTCCTGCAGCTCCTGCGCCTTCGCCTGCAGATCACTGGCGTTGCCCGAGGTCGGGTCCTCCAGCAGTTGCTTTGCCTCCACGGCGTATTCGTCGACCGCCTGACAGTACGCGTCGACAGCAGAGGTGGTTTCGGTGGAGCCTTCGGTGGCCTCCATGGTCTCCGGCGGGGCCTGTGTGGTCTGCGCCGGTGTGGCGGCGGCGGTGGTTTCGGTGGTCGTGGTGCTGTCGCTGCCGCCACAAGCAGCCAGTCCGCCGAACAGCAGCGGCGCAACGACAACAAGCCCGATGATCTTCTTCATGTGGTCCTCCCAGTCCGGTTGTGCGGACTCTACCGACAATGACCGCCCCGGCACCAGAACCGGCGCGGCTCAGCGGGGACGGCGCTGGTCGGTCCACTGCCTGCCGTCCCACCAGCGCATCTGGGAGGGATCCTCGGGATCCGGGTACCAGGAGCCCTGCGCCGTGGGTGCCTGCGTGACCACTGGGGCCGGGCCGGTGGCCATACCGGTGGCGCCGTAGTACGGGATGCCGGGCACCGGTTGCGGCTTCGAGCGGCCGGTGACGGCCCCCACGATCAACCAGATGAGCCCGATGACACCGACGATGCCTCCGAGTACTGCCAGTCCGACCCACCCGAACATGCCGCCGAGATCGTTGACGATGCCTCCGATGGCCTCGGCCAGCGACGGCCCCAGCACCAGGTTCGCGCCGGTGTCGTCGTCGGAGGCGATCGTGTAGGAGCCGGCCTCGGTAGCGGTGAAAGACACGATCCCGATGTAGGTCGTGGCGCCCAGAGTCAGCGTGGAGGTGGAGGTCCCGCAGGAGATGCACGTGGTGGTCACGTCCGAGCCGTCCGGACCGGTGACCGTGATCGAGTCCGGGTCCACCGTGAGGTTGCCCGGCTGGGAACCGGCGAAGCCGATGTTCTCGTACACCGTGTAGGTGCCTGGCTGCAGGTCCGAGGCATCCGAACCCGGGGCGGTGAACGGCGAACCGATCATGGTCGTCGACGTGATCGATCCCACGGTAGAACCCACGCTGTTGATCGCGAAGGCGAGGCCGACGCCGAACATCACGACGCCGGCGAGGATCAGCACGATGGGGACGACCTTGCGCATGGCAACAGCCTGCCATCGCAGGGGCTTCGAAGGACAGTCCCGCGGCCACGAGATTCTTCCGGACGACTGTGTTCCCCCCGTCCGCGCGACTACCCTCGGGCCTGTGAGCGACTTCGACGACTTCATTGACGGCTTCTATCCGTACCGCAAGCAGGGCGCCAATTACCGGTCGATCCCGGATGAGCCCCGCGACCGGACCGAGGTGCTCGAGGCGATCACCGCGATGGCCCGCAGCGAGGACGCCACCGGCGACGAGGGCAAGGTCTCCGGCAGCCTCTACAGCGGCGACCACGAGCATTACGCCTACCTCGGCGAGGTGTTCTCGCAGTTCTCCCACGCCAACGTCCTGCAGCGCGATATGTACCCGTCGGCCACGAAGTTCGAGGGCGAGATCGTGGCGATGGTGCTCGACCTGCTGCACGGCGACGCCAACGCGTGCGGCGTAGTGACCAGCGGGGGGTCCGAGAGTCTCATCACGGCCCTGTTCACCTACCGGGAGGCGGCTCGCGAGCGGGGAGTCACCAAACCCAACGTGGTCATACCGGTCACGGCTCACGTCGCACTCGACAAGGGCGCCTACTGGATGGACATCGAGGTGCGCCACGCGCCGCTCACGGACAAGTACACCGCCGACGTGGCTGCGATGGCCGAACTCATCGACGACCAGACGATCGCGCTGGTCGGTTCGGCCGGCGACTACGGCCACGGCCTCATCGACCCCATCGAGGACATCGCGGCTCTGGCGCAGGAGCACGGCATCGGCATGCACGTCGACGGCTGCCTCGGCGGTTGGCTGCTGCCGTGGGCGGAGAAGCTCGGCTACGACATCCCGGCGTGGGACTTCCGCGTGCCCGGCGTCACGAGCATCTCGGCCGACACCCACAAGTACGGTTACGCGCTCAAGGGGACGTCCACCCTGCTGTACCGGTCCAAGGACCTGCGCCGCCACCAGTACTTCACCTACCCCGATTGGCCGGGTGGCCTGTACCTGTCCCCCGGGCTCGCCGGGTCCCGGTCCGGCGGGCTGATCGCCGCGACCTGGGCGGGCATGGTCACGACGGGCCGCTCGGGCTACCTGCAGGCGGCGCAGGGCATCCTCGAGACCGCAGCCACGATCCGGGCGGGGGTCGAGGCGATCGACGGCCTGCAGGTGATCGGCGACCCGCTCTTCCTGATCGCCTTCATGTCCGACGACCCCGACATCGACGTCTACTTGGTCAACGACGCGCTGAAGAACGCCGGCTGGCGCATGAACGCGCTGCAGCTGCCCGCGGCCCTGCACTTCTGCGTGACCCGGCCGAACACCCGTCCCGGGATCGCGGAGGCCTTCCTGGCCGACCTGCGCGGGGCCGTGCAGTACGCGCGGGACAACGCCGGCACGCCGGCGGCCAGCGGCGCGATGTACGGCTTCGGCCACACTCCCCAGGCCAACCAGACCCTCAACACGCTCATGTCGGGGGTGCTCGACGCCATGCACGAGGTGGCACCTCAGTGAGCTGGGTCCTGGCCATCGACCTCGGCAACGGTGGCCCGAAGGTCGCCGCGGTGGACGTCAGCGGCCAGATCCTGGCGACGGCCTTCACCCCGGTCTCCGTGCACGTGGGCCGCGACGGCGCCGCCACCCAGGACGCGATCGAATGGGAGGTCGCCCTGCGCAGCGCCGTGGCCCGGGTCATCGGCGAAGTCGACCACGACGCACTGACCGCGATCGGCATCACC is a genomic window containing:
- a CDS encoding acetyl-CoA C-acetyltransferase — protein: MTSEAFIYEAIRTPRGRGKANGSLHGVKPVSLVTGLIDELRVRHPDLDTNAIDDIVLGCVTPVGDQGADIAKTAAIFAGLPDTVAGTQINRFCASALEAVNIAAQKVRAGWDQLIIAGGVECLSRVPMGSDGGAWAMDPETAYDTYFVPQGISADLIATIEGFSREDVDAYAVLSQQRSAAAWSAGNFAKSVVPVKDRNGVTLLDHDEHMRPDTTMDTLAALRPSFAGIGEMGGFDAVALQKYHWVEKINHVHTPGNSSGIVDGAALVLVGSEQVGKDFGLVPRARIVATAVSGADPTIMLTGPTPATEKALRLAGLTKDDIDVWELNEAFAAVVLKWVKDLDLPMEKVNINGGAISMGHPLGATGAMIMGTVVDELERSGGRYGLVTLCIGGGMGLATIVERV
- a CDS encoding DUF2510 domain-containing protein, producing MRKVVPIVLILAGVVMFGVGLAFAINSVGSTVGSITSTTMIGSPFTAPGSDASDLQPGTYTVYENIGFAGSQPGNLTVDPDSITVTGPDGSDVTTTCISCGTSTSTLTLGATTYIGIVSFTATEAGSYTIASDDDTGANLVLGPSLAEAIGGIVNDLGGMFGWVGLAVLGGIVGVIGLIWLIVGAVTGRSKPQPVPGIPYYGATGMATGPAPVVTQAPTAQGSWYPDPEDPSQMRWWDGRQWTDQRRPR
- a CDS encoding aspartate aminotransferase family protein; the encoded protein is MATACHRRGFEGQSRGHEILPDDCVPPVRATTLGPVSDFDDFIDGFYPYRKQGANYRSIPDEPRDRTEVLEAITAMARSEDATGDEGKVSGSLYSGDHEHYAYLGEVFSQFSHANVLQRDMYPSATKFEGEIVAMVLDLLHGDANACGVVTSGGSESLITALFTYREAARERGVTKPNVVIPVTAHVALDKGAYWMDIEVRHAPLTDKYTADVAAMAELIDDQTIALVGSAGDYGHGLIDPIEDIAALAQEHGIGMHVDGCLGGWLLPWAEKLGYDIPAWDFRVPGVTSISADTHKYGYALKGTSTLLYRSKDLRRHQYFTYPDWPGGLYLSPGLAGSRSGGLIAATWAGMVTTGRSGYLQAAQGILETAATIRAGVEAIDGLQVIGDPLFLIAFMSDDPDIDVYLVNDALKNAGWRMNALQLPAALHFCVTRPNTRPGIAEAFLADLRGAVQYARDNAGTPAASGAMYGFGHTPQANQTLNTLMSGVLDAMHEVAPQ